A single genomic interval of Cucumis sativus cultivar 9930 chromosome 7, Cucumber_9930_V3, whole genome shotgun sequence harbors:
- the LOC101217830 gene encoding LOW QUALITY PROTEIN: 3-epi-6-deoxocathasterone 23-monooxygenase CYP90D1 (The sequence of the model RefSeq protein was modified relative to this genomic sequence to represent the inferred CDS: inserted 2 bases in 1 codon), with the protein MDSLWDVLVVTAIFFTTIILYRNCFRLLRSKFCNQLPLGSLGWPFIGETIEFISSAYSDRPETFMDKRRRLYGKVFKSHIFGSPTIVSTDAEVSKFILQSDAKAFVPSYPKSLTELMGKSSILLINGSLQKRIHGLVGAFFKSSHLKAQITKDMECYVKLSMANWTENNPIYLQDETKNISFQVLVKILISLNPGQSMEFLKKQFQEFIAGLMALPVNIPGSRLYQSLQAKRNMVKLVKKIIQERKSCGISTVPKDIMEVLLKDENEELTDDLIAENMIDMMIPGEDSVPILMTLAVKYLSDCPAALQQLTEENLKMKGQKEQLGEALHWSDYLSMPFTQSVITETLRMGNIIIGVMRKAMKDMKIKGYLIPKGWSVLTYFRSVHLDDNHYDCPYKFNPWRWQDREMSSCNFTPFGGGQRLCPGLDLARLEASIFLHHFVTHFRFQLLTDEAFHPSVRFTXLPPLSLSPSSSPNLLFEIDGISASAPMTSYGTIPTSTAPGTSSDLDFVSRGKQRLKAGLATRVPWRLMFDFHSFTLPLNFHETFSRIKTNIVYFRMNYVIIVLLILFSSLIWHPISLIVLTAMLAVWLFLYFLRDEPLILLGRLINYRLVMAVLSVFTLVFLFLTKATLNILLSLLIGAVLVLIHAALRKTDDLFLDEGATTVYTFGSDAPGTSVSFYSS; encoded by the exons ATGGACAGTTTATGGGATGTTTTGGTAGTGACAGCCATTTTTTTTACCACTATTATTCTCTATAGGAACTGCTTTAGACTTCTCAGATCAAAATTCTGCAACCAACTTCCTTTGGGCTCTCTTGGCTGGCCTTTCATTGGTGAGACTATTGAGTTCATCTCCAGCGCTTATTCAGACCGTCCTGAAACTTTCATGGACAAGCGACGCCGCCT GTACGGGAAGGTGTTCAAGTCACATATTTTTGGAAGTCCTACCATTGTCTCTACTGATGCAGAAGTCAGTAAGTTCATTCTGCAGAGTGATGCTAAGGCCTTTGTACCGTCTTATCCGAAATCTTTGACAGAATTGATGGGGAAGTCTTCTATTTTGCTGATAAATGGGAGCTTGCAGAAGAGAATTCATGGTCTTGTGGGAGCTTTCTTCAAGTCTTCACATCTCAAAGCTCAAATAACCAAGGATATGGAGTGTTATGTCAAACTATCAATGGCAAACTGGACTGAGAACAATCCGATTTATCTTCAAGATGAAACCAAAAAT ATTTCCTTTCAAGTATTAGTAAAGATATTGATTAGTTTAAATCCTGGTCAAAGTATGGAGTTTCTCAAGAAACAGTTTCAAGAGTTCATAGCTGGGCTTATGGCTTTGCCAGTGAACATACCTGGAAGCAGGCTTTACCAATCCTTGCAG GCCAAAAGGAATATGGTCAAACTAGTAAAGAAGATAATACAAGAGAGGAAAAGCTGTGGAATTTCCACTGTCCCAAAAGATATAATGGAAGTTTTGctcaaagatgaaaatgaagaactaACAGATGATCTAATAGCAGAGAACATGATTGATATGATGATTCCCGGAGAAGATTCAGTGCCAATCTTAATGACTCTTGCAGTGAAATACCTCTCTGATTGCCCTGCCGCACTTCAACAGTTGACG GAGGAAAACTTGAAGATGAAAGGACAGAAAGAGCAGCTCGGTGAGGCATTGCATTGGAGCGATTACTTATCAATGCCATTTACGCAGAGT GTGATCACTGAAACTCTAAGGATGGGAAACATTATAATTGGAGTGATGCGCAAGGCCATGAAAGACATGAAGATAAAAGGATACCTAATACCTAAGGGTTGGTCAGTTCTTACATACTTTAGATCTGTTCATCTTGATGACAATCACTACGACTGCCCTTACAAGTTCAATCCATGGAGGTGGCaa GACAGAGAGATGAGTAGTTGCAACTTCACTCCTTTTGGAGGTGGACAAAGACTATGCCCTGGACTTGACTTAGCCAGGCTTGAAGCTTCCATCTTCCTTCACCACTTTGTCACTCACTTCAG GTTTCAACTACTCACCGACGAAGCATTTCATCCGTCGGTCAGATTCAC ACttcctcctctctctctctctccgtCGTCTTCCCCAAATCTCCTTTTCGAAATTGACGGAATCTCCGCCTCCGCTCCGATGACCTCCTACGGCACTATTCCCACCTCCACTGCTCCCGGAACTTCCTCCGACCTCGACTTCGTCTCCCGCGGCAAACAGCGTCTCAAAGCTGGTCTCGCAACTCGCGTTCCATGGCGGCTCATGTTCGATTTCCACTCCTTCACTCTTCCTCTCAACTTCCACGAAACTTTCTCTCGCATCAAAACCAACATCGTTTACTTCCGTATGAATTATGTCATTATCGTCCTCTTGATTCTCTTCTCTAGCCTCATCTGGCATCCGATCTCCCTCATCGTCCTCACTGCTATGCTTGCCGTTTGGTTGTTCCTTTATTTCCTTCGTGATGAGCCTCTGATACTGCTCGGCCGTTTGATTAACTATCGACTGGTCATGGCTGTGCTCTCGGTTTTCACACTTGTGTTCTTGTTTCTGACCAAAGCGACGCTCAATATCCTGTTGTCGCTTCTGATTGGTGCTGTGCTAGTGCTGATCCATGCTGCTCTGAGGAAGACGGATGATCTGTTCTTGGATGAAGGAGCTACTACAGTCTACACTTTCGGTTCGGATGCTCCTGGAACttcagtttctttttattcatcGTAA
- the LOC101217592 gene encoding protein WHI4, translating into MAHLPYDPYYLYNQPDPTYSERSNINTLFISGLPDDVKAREIHNLFRRRPGFDSCQLKYTGRGNQVVAFATFYNHQSAVTALHALNGVKFDPQSGSVLHIELARSNSRRKHKPGGGAYVVIDKRKKTDANSQETSSDDGGSEPDEPSKKAQQSNEAVVTPANAISAPYEHHEKNDGGPCSTLFIANLGPNCNEDELKEVLCKYPGFNVLKLRAKSGMPVAFADFEDIEQASKVMEELQGSVLPSSDRGGMHIEYARSKMRKS; encoded by the exons ATGGCTCACCTTCCTTACGATCCTTACTATCTCTATAATCAACCGGACCCGACCTACAGTGAACGGAGCAACATCAACACGCTCTTCATCTCTGGTCTCCCTGACGACGTCAAGGCGCGCGAGATTCACAACCTTTTCCGCCGTCGCCCGGGGTTCGACTCTTGCCAGCTCAAGTACACTGGACGCGGCAATCAG GTTGTGGCATTTGCCACTTTTTACAATCACCAATCGGCTGTGACAGCGCTTCATGCATTAAAT GGTGTCAAATTTGATCCACAAAGTGGATCGGTTCTGCATATTGAACTTGCTAGGTCAAATTCTAGGAGAAAGCATAAGCCAG GTGGTGGAGCATATGTTGTGAtagataaaaggaaaaaaaccgATGCCAATTCTCAGGAAACATCAAGTGATGATG GAGGCAGTGAACCAGATGAACCATCAAAAAAGGCCCAACAAAG CAACGAGGCTGTGGTGACTCCTGCTAATGCTATATCTGCTCCATAT GAGCATCATGAAAAGAATGATGGAGGACCTTGCTCCACTTTGTTTATCGCAAATCTGGGTCCAAACTGCAATGAAGATGAACTGAAGGAAGTCTTGTGCAA ATATCCTGGATTCAACGTTCTCAAATTGCGTGCCAAAAGTGGAATGCCCGTTGCATTTGCTGATTTTGAG GACATCGAACAAGCTAGCAAGGTTATGGAGGAGCTTCAGGGCAGCGTGCTACCTTCATCAGACCGTGGCGGCATGCATATAGA GTATGCTCGGTCTAAAATGAGGAAGTCTTAG
- the LOC101208877 gene encoding ABC transporter C family member 8 has product MAEPLLQKWTEESVGSFNVEQACFFSKLTFSWINPLLTLGYSKTLTLEDVPPLDSEDEAELAYQKFSHVWDSLSAEKGCSSSGNLAFQAIKNVHLKENVLIAFYALLKTLSVVVSPLILFAFVNYSNSTEKHLDQGLSIVGFLIVSKMLESFGQRHYFFGSRRSGMKIRSALMVAVYKKLLKLSSLGRTRHSAGEIVNYIAVDAYRMGEFPWWFHLAWSSGLLLILSIVLLFWVVGIGALLGLIPLLICGFLNVPFAKSLQKSQYHFMLAQDERLRSTSEVLNNMKIIKLQSWEEKFQSLIESLREKEFKWLKETQMKKADGSLLYWMAPTIVSAVVFFGCVLFQSAPLNASTIFTVLATLRMMSEPVRMIPEALSILIQVKVSFDRLNAFLLDDELKNDEVIENPSMDKMIEIHNGNFRWDPESVILTLKDVDLDVERGQKVAICGPVGAGKSSLLHAILGEIPKLTGNVQVNGSIAYVSQIAWIQSGTIRDNILNGKPMDTDRYKNAIKACALDEDINSFDHGDLTEIGERGLNMSGGQKQRIQLARAVYNDADIYLLDDPFSAVDAHTATTLFDECVMTALDKKTVVLVTHQVEFLSEVDKILVIEGGEITQSGSYEELLTVGTPFQKLVSAHKDGIIASGTSESENPRDFETIDIVKREKYDKKDANSKRLGGVQLTDEEEKEIGDVGWRPFWDYITVSKASSLVYLSVISLCGFLGFQTASTYWLAIAIELPHISSGTMIGIYAAISLFSAVFVHSRSILTAHFGLRASKAFFYGFTNSIFKAPMTFFDSTPIGRILTRASSDLSIVDFDIPFAAIFVISGALDLVVVIAIVASVTWEVLLVAIPAVIASTYVQSYYLATGTELIRINGTTKAPVMNFASETSLGAVTIRAFDMTEQFIQKFLKLIDTDASLFFNYNATTEWFVLRIETLQNFTLFTVAFLLVLLPQNQTTNPGLVGLSLSYALSFANIHVFMARYYCTLSNYIVSVERIKQYMHLPAEPPAIIENSRPPFSWPTTGRIELECLKIKYRPNAPLVLKGITCTFQEGTRVGVVGRTGSGKTTLISALFRLVEPESGRIIIDGIDICSIGLKDLRMKLSIIPQEPTLFRGSIRTNLDPLGLYSDDEIWKALEKCQLKATVSSLPNQLDSSVTDEGGNWSVGQRQLFCLGRVLLKRNKILVLDEATASIDSATDTVLQRIIREEFSECTVVTVAHRVPTVIDSDKVMVLSFGNLVEYEEPSKLMETNSYFSKLVAEYWASCRRDSSHH; this is encoded by the exons ATGGCGGAACCTTTGCTACAAAAATGGACTGAAGAATCAGTTGGTTCATTCAATGTTGAACAGGCTTGTTTCTTCAGCAAACTTACATTTTCTTGGATTAACCCTTTGCTTACTTTGGGTTACTCAAAAACATTGACTCTTGAGGATGTTCCTCCTCTTGATTCTGAGGATGAAGCTGAATTGGCTTACCAGAAATTTTCCCATGTTTGGGATTCACTCTCAGCAGAAAAGGGTTGTTCAAGCTCTGGGAATTTGGCCTTTCAAGCCattaaaaatgttcatttgaaggaaaatgtTTTGATAGCATTTTATGCTCTTCTCAAAACACTTTCTGTTGTGGTTTCTCCTCTTATTCTCTTTGCTTTTGTTAACTATTCAAATAGTACTGAAAAACATTTGGATCAGGGTCTTTCTATTGTGGGGTTTTTGATTGTCTCCAAGATGCTTGAATCTTTTGGCCAAAGACATTATTTCTTTGGTTCTAGAAGGTCAGGGATGAAAATAAGATCAGCTTTAATGGTGGCAGTTTATAAGAAGTTATTGAAGCTTTCTAGTTTAGGGAGGACAAGGCATTCTGCTGGAGAGATAGTAAACTATATTGCTGTTGATGCTTATAGAATGGGAGAATTTCCATGGTGGTTTCATCTGGCTTGGAGTTCAGGTTTATTGCTTATTTTATCCATTGTATTGCTATTTTGGGTGGTGGGTATTGGAGCTTTGCTGGGTTTAATTCCTCTTCTTATTTGTGGGTTTCTCAATGTGCCGTTTGCTAAGTCATTACAAAAGTCTCAGTACCATTTCATGCTTGCTCAAGACGAGAGATTGAGGTCTACTTCTGAAGTCCTTAACAATATGAAGATTATTAAGTTGCAatcatgggaagaaaagtttCAAAGCTTAATCGAATCACTTCGTGAAAAGGAGTTCAAATGGTTGAAAGAAACACAAATGAAGAAGGCTGATGGGTCCCTGTTGTATTGGATGGCTCCCACTATTGTATCTGCTGTTGTTTTCTTTGGATGTGTTCTTTTCCAAAGCGCTCCTTTGAATGCAAGCACCATTTTTACTGTTCTTGCAACACTCAGAATGATGTCTGAACCTGTAAGAATGATACCAGAAGCTCTTTCAATCCTGATCCAAGTCAAGGTATCTTTTGATAGACTGAACGCCTTCTTACTTGACGATGAGCTCAAAAACGACGAAGTCATTGAAAACCCATCAATGGATAAGATGATTGAAATACATAATGGTAACTTCAGGTGGGATCCGGAGTCAGtgattttaactttaaagGATGTAGATTTAGATGTAGAAAGAGGACAGAAAGTTGCTATATGTGGACCGGTTGGAGCTGGAAAATCTTCTCTGCTACATGCCATACTTGGAGAGATACCAAAGCTTACTGGAAAT GTTCAAGTAAATGGATCGATAGCTTATGTTTCACAAATAGCTTGGATTCAAAGTGGGACAATCCGTGATAACATACTCAATGGAAAGCCAATGGACACAGACAGGTATAAGAATGCCATAAAAGCATGTGCTTTGGACGAGGACATCAATAGTTTTGACCATGGAGATCTTACAGAAATAGGGGAGAGAGGCCTTAACATGAGTGGAGGTCAGAAACAGAGGATTCAACTTGCAAGAGCTGTCTATAATGATGCTGATATTTATCTACTTGATGATCCTTTTAGTGCAGTTGATGCGCATACTGCTACAACACTCTTTGAT GAATGTGTCATGACTGCTCTAGATAAGAAAACCGTCGTTCTTGTGACACATCAAGTGGAGTTTCTTTCTGAAGTTGATAAGATTCTG GTAATTGAGGGTGGAGAAATAACTCAATCAGGAAGCTATGAAGAACTGTTGACCGTCGGGACGCCTTTTCAAAAGCTTGTGAGTGCTCACAAAGATGGCATAATAGCATCTGGCACTTCAGAGTCTGAAAACCCGAGAGACTTCGAAACAATTGACATCGTGAAACgtgaaaaatatgataaaaaggaTGCAAATAGCAAAAGGTTGGGTGGAGTACAACTAAcagatgaagaagagaaggaaattgGGGATGTTGGTTGGAGACCATTCTGGGACTATATCACAGTTTCTAAGGCATCTTCTCTTGTGTATTTAAGCGTAATTAGTCTATGTGGTTTCCTTGGTTTTCAAACAGCTTCAACTTATTGGCTAGCCATTGCCATTGAGTTGCCTCATATCAGCAGTGGCACAATGATTGGAATCTATGCAGCTATTTCACTTTTTAGTGCAGTATTTGTACATTCCAGGTCCATTTTAACCGCTCATTTTGGATTAAGAGCTTCTAAAGCTTTCTTCTATGGTTTCACAAATTCTATCTTCAAAGCTCCAATGACATTCTTTGATTCAACTCCAATTGGACGAATCTTGACTCGA GCCTCGTCAGATTTGAGTATTGTGGATTTTGACATACCATTTGCCGCCATCTTCGTAATATCTGGTGCTCTAGATCTTGTTGTAGTGATTGCAATTGTGGCTTCTGTTACGTGGGAAGTTCTTCTTGTTGCCATTCCAGCTGTTATAGCTTCAACCTACGTTCAG AGCTATTATCTAGCAACTGGTACGGAGCTTATTAGAATTAATGGGACAACAAAAGCACCTGTAATGAATTTTGCATCAGAGACATCCCTTGGTGCTGTCACAATCAGAGCTTTCGACATGACGGAACAATTCATCCAGAAGTTTCTGAAGCTCATCGACACTGATGCAAGTCTTTTTTTCAACTATAATGCAACGACGGAGTGGTTTGTTTTGAGGATAGAAACGTTGCAAAATTTCACCCTTTTCACTGTTGCATTTCTCCTTGTACTGCTTCCTCAGAATCAAACCACCAATCCAG GACTTGTGGGACTCTCTCTTTCTTATGCTTTATCCTTTGCAAATATACATGTTTTCATGGCGAGATATTATTGTACTCTTTCAAACTACATCGTTTCAGTAGAAAGGATCAAGCAATATATGCATTTGCCAGCAGAGCCTCCAGCAATCATAGAGAACAGCAGACCACCATTTTCATGGCCTACAACAGGAAGGATAGAGCTGGAATGTCTAAAG atAAAATATCGTCCCAATGCTCCTCTCGTTCTCAAGGGAATTACGTGTACCTTCCAAGAAGGGACTAGAGTAGGGGTTGTGGGAAGAACAGGAAGTGGAAAAACAACGCTTATAAGTGCTTTGTTTCGTTTGGTGGAGCCAGAGAGCGGGAGAATCATCATCGACGGGATCGATATATGTTCCATTGGTTTAAAGGATCTACGAATGAAGCTTAGCATTATCCCACAAGAGCCAACACTTTTTAGGGGCAGCATTCGCACAAATTTAGACCCGCTTGGCCTTTACTCTGATGATGAGATATGGAAG GCATTAGAGAAGTGTCAACTGAAGGCCACTGTGAGCAGTCTACCGAATCAGCTCGACTCATCTG TGACTGATGAAGGTGGAAACTGGAGTGTGGGACAACGCCAACTCTTCTGTCTCGGTCGAGTGCTTCTCAAACGAAACAAAATTCTCGTTCTCGATGAGGCTACTGCTTCAATCGACTCGGCAACTGACACCGTTTTACAAAGAATTATAAGGGAAGAGTTTTCCGAATGCACTGTTGTAACAGTAGCTCACAGAGTTCCTACCGTTATTGACAGTGACAAAGTCATGGTTCTCTCCTTTG gTAATTTGGTTGAATATGAAGAACCTTCAAAGCTGATGGAAACCAACTCATATTTCTCCAAACTTGTAGCTGAATACTGGGCTAGCTGTCGGAGAGACTCTTCTCATCACTAA
- the LOC101217360 gene encoding inorganic pyrophosphatase 2 encodes MAGIVVVFDFDKTIIDLDSDNWVVDELGATDLFNQLLPTMPWNSLMDRMMTELHAQGKTIDDIVEVLKRAPIHPDVVPAIRAAHALGCDLRIVSDANMFFIETILDHLGIRECFSEINTNPGYVDEEGRLRIFPIHDFQKSSHGCNLCPPNMCKGLVMERIQASLMSEGKKKKFIYLGDGSGDYCPSLKLGEGDFLMPRKNFPLWDLISQNPLVIKAEIHEWSDGEELARILLNLIKTISMAENAQLLSPQNMGVPVYEALPSPTPKPAMVAN; translated from the exons ATGGCTGGAATCGTCGTCGTTTTTGACTTCGATAAGACGATCATTGACTTGGATAGTGATAATTGGGTGGTCGATGAACTCGGCGCCACCGATTTGTTCAACCAACTTCTCCCTACGATGCCATGGAACTCGCTCATG GATCGGATGATGACGGAGCTCCATGCACAAGGAAAAACCATTGACGACATCGTTGAAGTTCTTAAACGCGCTCCGATTCATCCCGATGTCGTTCCTGCCATTAGAGCCGCTCACGCCCTAGG ATGTGATTTGAGGATTGTGAGTGATGCCAATATGTTTTTCATCGAGACGATTTTAGATCATCTCGGAATAAGAGAATGCTTCTCCGAAATCAACACGAATCCAGGTTACGTCGATGAAGAAGGAAGGCTGAGGATTTTTCCTATCCACGATTTCCAAAAATCCTCTCACGGATGCAATCTTTGCCCTCCGAACATGTGCAAG GGCCTCGTTATGGAGAGGATTCAAGCGTCATTAATGTCggaaggaaagaagaagaagttcaTCTATTTAGGAGATGGAAGTGGCGATTACTGCCCTAGTTTGAAGCTTGGAGAAGGGGATTTTCTGATGCCGAGGAAGAATTTTCCACTGTGGGACTTGATTAGCCAAAACCCACTTGTGATTAAGGCAGAGATTCACGAATGGAGCGATGGAGAAGAGTTGGCGAGAATCTTGTTGAACTTAATCAAAACCATTTCCATGGCGGAAAATGCTCAGTTGTTGTCACCTCAAAATATGGGTGTTCCTGTTTACGAGGCTCTGCCTTCACCCACACCAAAACCAGCCATGGTGgccaattaa